From Nitrospirota bacterium:
CTTATATCAATATGTGGTGTTTTATTCTCCTCTGCAATGGCATTTGCAGGAGAAGCATCAACCTCCGGGATTAGCGCCGGGGATACGGCATGGATACTTGCCTCTTCTGCCCTTGTGTTTTTGATGACGCCCGGCCTTGCCCTGTTCTATGGGGGGATGGTAAGGAGCAAAAATGTCTTGGGTACACTCATGCACAGCTTTATTGCAATTGCGGTCATCAGTGTCCAGTGGGTGCTTTTGGGCTACAGTCTTTCCTTTGGCCCCGATATAAATGGATTCATAGGAGGTCTTGACTGGTTTGGACTCAAGGGTGTGGGGCTTGAGCCAAACCCTGATTATGCACCTTCAATCCCCCATCTAACATTTATGATATATCAATGCATGTTTGCCATAATTACACCTGCTTTGATAAGCGGAGCATTTGCCGAGAGGAAGAAGTTCTCTGCTTATATACTCTTTATACTTCTATGGAGCACTCTCGTATACGACCCGGTTGCACACTGGGTATGGGGCACAGGAGGATGGCTAAAGAGAGCAGGAGTGCTCGATTTTGCAGGGGGCATAGTAGTGCATCTGACATCGGGCGTATCGGCACTGGTAGCCGCACTGATTGTCGGCAAAAGAAAAGGATATACGAAAGAGCCCATGGTGCCTCATAATCTCCCTATGACTGTTCTTGGGGCAGGGCTCCTTTGGTTTGGTTGGTTCGGATTTAACGCAGGTAGCGCCCTTACCTCCGGGGGGCTTAGCACAATGGCATTTGTAACGACTCACACGGCAGCCTCAGCATCTACCGTAGTTTGGGTAATCATTGAGTGGGTTCATAGAGGAAAGGCAACAATGTTTGGAGCAGCAACCGGCTCAATAGCAGGGCTTGCCACCATTACACCAGCCGCAGGATTTGTAAGCCCAATCTCGGCTTTAGCCATTGGAGCGGCAGCAGGGCTTCTGTGCTACACAGCCCTTAACATGAAGGGCAGGTTCGGCTATGACGACTCACTTGATGTATTCGGTGTTCACGGCATTAGCGGAATGACCGGCACTTTAGGAGCCGGGCTTTTAGCATCCCTCGCAGTCAATCAAGCAGGGTCAAATGGTCTGTTCTTCGGAAACCCGGGAACCTTTCTTATACAGGCAAAGGCCATTGCTACAGTTGCGGTTTACTCTATCGTTGCTACTTTCATTATCCTTAAGCTGATAGACTTGACAGTAGGTCTAAGGATCAAGGATGAGCATGAGGTCATAGGCCTGGACCTGAGCCAGCATGGCGAGAGAGGCTATACGATGACAGTTGATGGCGAAATCTGAGTATGAGATGCAAAGTGGGGAGCTTACGCTCCCCACTCTTTTTATTTTATATCTCTAAGGGCAATCTTATATTTCTTAATCCTATAGCCCAACTGCCTTTGGGTTATGCCGAGCATGCTTGCAGCTTTATGCTGAATCATGTTGTTTTCCTTAAGTGCATTTATTATCCTAACCTGCTCTATTGCCTCAATCTCGGTTTCTAAGGTAGGATGTGAATCATACAGGGCTTTACCTGCACCAATACCGTTTTTGGTGTGAAGGATGTTATACGGTAAATCGTCCTTTGAGATGACATTTGCCCCTGCCATTATGACGAGTCTTTCGATGGTGTTTGCAAGCTCCCTCACATTACCAGGCCACTTATAGGAGGAAAGGGCATCCAGTGCATCGCTTGAGAGGGCTATGTTTTTCCTGTATGTGACATTGAATTTCTTAAGGTAATAACTTACAAGGAGCGGGATGTCCTCTATCCTTTCCCTTAAAGCTGGAAGCAGTATTGGCAAGATATTAATCCTGTAGTAGAGGTCTTCCCTGAAATTTCCTTTTCTTACCTCCTCGGAGAGGTTTTTGTTTGTTGCGGTAATGACCCGCACATTGGCACTTATGGTGTGCGAGGAGCCAACCCTCTCGAATGTATGCTCCTCAAGCACCCTCAGGAGTTTTGCCTGAAGAGAGAGCGTTAGCTCTGCTATCTCATCGAGGAAAATACTACCACACCCTGCAAGCTCAAAACGGCCTATCCTCCTCGATGTAGCACCTGTGAATGCGCCCTTTTCTACACCGAAAAGCTCTGCCTCAAGAAGGCTCTCAGGCAGTGCCGCACAGTTAACAGCTACAAAATGCCCCTTTGCCCTTCTGCTTTGAAAATGAAGTGTCCTTGCAATAAGCTCTTTTCCTGTTCCTGATTCGCCAAGCAGTAAAACCGTAGCATCTGTGCTTGCTACCTTCATGACAGTCTTTAAAACCGCCTGAAACTTCTCAGACTCTCCAATGAGGTTTGGCAGACTGTATCTGTCCTTTAACTGTGTTCTGAGTGCCTCTTTCTCATCCTCTGACATTTTGAAGTTTTCCCAGAGCTTAACGAACTGGGCAATTAGAGAAGCTACAATACTTAATACCCTCAGGTCGTCATCTACATCCCCGTGCTCATCGGAATAAATCCTGTCCACGCTTATGACCCCTGAGGCTTCGCCTTTGAGCCCTATTGGGATTGAGAGGAATGATATACCTTCCTTT
This genomic window contains:
- a CDS encoding ammonium transporter; the protein is MIKKMLISICGVLFSSAMAFAGEASTSGISAGDTAWILASSALVFLMTPGLALFYGGMVRSKNVLGTLMHSFIAIAVISVQWVLLGYSLSFGPDINGFIGGLDWFGLKGVGLEPNPDYAPSIPHLTFMIYQCMFAIITPALISGAFAERKKFSAYILFILLWSTLVYDPVAHWVWGTGGWLKRAGVLDFAGGIVVHLTSGVSALVAALIVGKRKGYTKEPMVPHNLPMTVLGAGLLWFGWFGFNAGSALTSGGLSTMAFVTTHTAASASTVVWVIIEWVHRGKATMFGAATGSIAGLATITPAAGFVSPISALAIGAAAGLLCYTALNMKGRFGYDDSLDVFGVHGISGMTGTLGAGLLASLAVNQAGSNGLFFGNPGTFLIQAKAIATVAVYSIVATFIILKLIDLTVGLRIKDEHEVIGLDLSQHGERGYTMTVDGEI
- a CDS encoding sigma 54-interacting transcriptional regulator; this translates as MGKNSAIQRNRELSAILEVSRVLTASFDLKDNLTSAMRILSSMLDMQRGCVFLLEPQSGELKLVAAYGLTVEEIKRGKYRIGEGIVGSVIKSGQPAVIPNIGSEPRFLNKTGSRPKKEGISFLSIPIGLKGEASGVISVDRIYSDEHGDVDDDLRVLSIVASLIAQFVKLWENFKMSEDEKEALRTQLKDRYSLPNLIGESEKFQAVLKTVMKVASTDATVLLLGESGTGKELIARTLHFQSRRAKGHFVAVNCAALPESLLEAELFGVEKGAFTGATSRRIGRFELAGCGSIFLDEIAELTLSLQAKLLRVLEEHTFERVGSSHTISANVRVITATNKNLSEEVRKGNFREDLYYRINILPILLPALRERIEDIPLLVSYYLKKFNVTYRKNIALSSDALDALSSYKWPGNVRELANTIERLVIMAGANVISKDDLPYNILHTKNGIGAGKALYDSHPTLETEIEAIEQVRIINALKENNMIQHKAASMLGITQRQLGYRIKKYKIALRDIK